The proteins below are encoded in one region of Streptomyces sp. NBC_00490:
- a CDS encoding ABC transporter permease — MATLTEAPPPLSPTAPEKKPPRRRGRLVPYWLLLPGILWLLVFFALPMVYQASTSVQTGSLEEGYKVTWHFATYWDALSEYWPQYLRSILYAGSATILCLILGYPLAYLIAFRAGRWRNLIMILVIAPFFTSFLIRTLAWKTILADGGPVVGALNTLHVLDVTSWLGWTSGDRVLATPLAVVCGLTYNFLPFMILPLYTSLERIDTRLHEAAGDLYAKPVTTFRKVTFPLSMPGVVSGTLLTFIPAAGDYVNADLLGSTDTRMVGNVIQSQFLRILDYPTAAALSFILMAAILVMVTVYIRRSGTEDLV, encoded by the coding sequence ATGGCGACCCTCACCGAGGCGCCGCCGCCTCTCTCCCCGACCGCGCCCGAGAAGAAGCCCCCGCGCAGACGCGGCCGGCTCGTGCCGTACTGGCTGCTGCTCCCCGGCATCCTGTGGCTGCTGGTCTTCTTCGCGCTGCCGATGGTCTACCAGGCCTCCACGTCCGTGCAGACGGGCTCCCTGGAGGAGGGCTACAAGGTCACCTGGCACTTCGCCACATACTGGGACGCGCTGTCCGAGTACTGGCCGCAGTATCTGCGCTCGATCCTGTACGCGGGCTCGGCGACGATCCTGTGCCTGATCCTCGGCTACCCGCTGGCCTACCTGATCGCCTTCCGCGCGGGCCGCTGGCGGAACCTGATCATGATCCTGGTGATCGCGCCGTTCTTCACCAGCTTCCTGATCCGCACCCTCGCCTGGAAGACGATCCTCGCGGACGGCGGCCCGGTCGTCGGCGCCCTCAACACCCTGCACGTCCTGGACGTCACCAGCTGGCTCGGCTGGACCTCCGGCGACCGGGTGCTGGCCACACCGCTGGCGGTGGTGTGCGGTCTGACGTACAACTTCCTGCCGTTCATGATCCTTCCGCTCTACACCTCACTGGAGCGCATCGACACCCGCCTCCACGAGGCCGCGGGCGACCTGTACGCCAAGCCGGTCACGACCTTCCGGAAGGTCACCTTCCCGCTGTCGATGCCGGGTGTCGTCTCCGGCACGCTGCTGACCTTCATCCCGGCCGCCGGCGACTACGTCAACGCGGACCTGCTCGGCTCGACGGACACCCGCATGGTCGGAAACGTCATCCAGTCCCAGTTCCTGCGGATCCTGGACTATCCGACGGCCGCGGCACTCTCCTTCATCCTGATGGCCGCCATCCTCGTCATGGTCACGGTCTACATCCGCAGGTCCGGAACGGAGGATCTGGTTTAA
- a CDS encoding ABC transporter permease gives MAFVNWLKRKFVVIAGLLTLGYLLLPNVVVTVFSFNNPKGRFNYEWQQFSLDAWKDPCGVADMCGSLSISLQIAFWATIGATVLGTLIAFALVRYRFRARGAVNSLIFLPMAMPEVVMAASLLTLFLNMGAQLGFWTILIAHIMFCLSFVVTAVKARVMSMDPRLEQAAQDLYAGPFQTFIRVTLPIAAPGIAAGALLAFALSFDDFIITNFNAGSTVTFPMFVWGSAQRGTPVQINVIGTAMFLVAVLLVLASMVISNRRNKQKA, from the coding sequence ATGGCCTTCGTCAACTGGCTCAAGCGCAAATTCGTCGTCATCGCGGGACTGCTGACACTCGGATATCTCCTGCTGCCGAACGTCGTCGTGACGGTGTTCTCCTTCAACAATCCGAAGGGGCGCTTCAACTACGAATGGCAGCAGTTCTCCCTGGACGCCTGGAAAGACCCGTGCGGTGTCGCCGACATGTGCGGCTCACTGTCGATCAGTCTCCAGATCGCGTTCTGGGCGACGATCGGCGCCACCGTCCTCGGCACGCTGATCGCCTTCGCGCTGGTCCGCTACCGCTTCCGTGCCCGCGGCGCCGTGAACTCGCTGATCTTCCTGCCGATGGCGATGCCCGAGGTCGTCATGGCCGCCTCGCTGCTCACCCTGTTCCTCAACATGGGCGCGCAGCTGGGCTTCTGGACGATCCTCATCGCCCACATCATGTTCTGCCTCAGCTTCGTCGTCACCGCCGTCAAGGCGCGCGTGATGTCGATGGACCCGAGGCTGGAGCAGGCCGCCCAGGACCTCTACGCCGGCCCGTTCCAGACCTTCATCAGGGTCACCCTGCCGATCGCCGCCCCCGGCATCGCGGCGGGCGCGCTGCTCGCCTTCGCGCTTTCCTTCGACGATTTCATCATCACCAATTTCAACGCGGGTTCGACCGTCACCTTCCCCATGTTCGTCTGGGGTTCGGCACAGCGCGGCACACCCGTTCAGATCAATGTGATCGGTACGGCCATGTTCCTGGTCGCCGTACTGCTCGTTCTGGCCTCCATGGTCATCAGTAATCGCCGTAACAAGCAAAAGGCATAA
- a CDS encoding NAD(P)/FAD-dependent oxidoreductase has translation MAPSAMSRGSEWTKSLSDAQPVPYWLDDPGKPHPEPALTGAETCDLLVVGGGYSGLWTALLAKERDPQRDVVLLEGREVGWAASGRNGGFCAASLTHGLGNGLTRWPDEIHRLEELGARNLDEIEKAVARYSLDCDFERTGEIDVATETYQAWELRDWYEEMERAGLAEGVEFLDAEAVREQVDSPTFQAGLYDRRGVAMVNPAKLAWGLKRACVRLGVRVHEHTPALTLKPYGAGMAVRTPYGSVRARKVALGTNIFPNLVKRVRSYTVPVYDYALMTEPLSGEQLAAIGWKNRQGLGDSANQFHYFRLSADNRILWGGYDAVHHYGGRVRAEYDDRPETYAKLAEHFFTCFPQLEGVRFTHAWGGAIDTCSRFSAFFGTAHRGNVAYAAGYTGLGVGATRFGADVMLDLLDGETTERTSLEMVRKKPLPFPPEPFAWTGIALTKWSLARADAHGGRRNLWLKTMDRLGLGFDS, from the coding sequence ATGGCCCCAAGCGCCATGAGTCGTGGCAGTGAATGGACGAAATCCCTTTCCGACGCCCAGCCGGTCCCGTACTGGCTGGACGACCCCGGCAAGCCGCACCCCGAGCCCGCCCTCACCGGCGCCGAGACCTGCGACCTGCTGGTCGTCGGCGGTGGTTACAGCGGACTGTGGACCGCGCTCCTCGCCAAGGAGCGCGACCCGCAGCGGGACGTGGTCCTGCTGGAGGGCCGTGAGGTGGGCTGGGCAGCCTCGGGCCGCAACGGCGGTTTCTGCGCCGCCTCCCTCACCCACGGTCTGGGCAACGGGCTGACCCGCTGGCCGGACGAGATCCACCGGCTGGAGGAGCTGGGCGCCCGCAATCTCGACGAGATCGAGAAGGCGGTCGCCCGCTACTCCCTCGACTGCGACTTCGAGCGCACCGGCGAGATCGACGTCGCGACCGAGACGTACCAGGCGTGGGAACTGCGCGACTGGTACGAGGAGATGGAGCGCGCGGGCCTCGCCGAGGGCGTGGAGTTCCTGGACGCCGAGGCGGTACGGGAACAAGTCGACTCACCGACATTCCAGGCGGGCCTGTACGACCGTCGGGGCGTCGCCATGGTCAACCCGGCGAAGCTCGCCTGGGGCCTGAAGCGGGCCTGCGTGCGACTCGGCGTCCGCGTCCACGAGCACACCCCCGCCCTGACGCTGAAGCCGTACGGCGCCGGGATGGCCGTACGCACCCCCTACGGCTCGGTCCGCGCCCGCAAGGTCGCGCTCGGCACCAACATCTTCCCGAACCTGGTCAAGCGCGTCCGGTCGTACACCGTCCCGGTCTACGACTACGCGCTGATGACCGAGCCGCTGAGCGGCGAGCAGCTCGCGGCGATCGGCTGGAAGAACCGCCAGGGCCTCGGCGACAGCGCCAACCAGTTCCACTACTTCCGGCTGTCCGCCGACAACCGCATCCTGTGGGGCGGCTACGACGCGGTCCACCACTACGGCGGCCGGGTGCGCGCCGAGTACGACGACCGCCCGGAGACGTACGCCAAGCTCGCCGAGCACTTCTTCACCTGCTTCCCGCAGCTCGAAGGCGTCCGCTTCACGCACGCGTGGGGCGGCGCGATCGACACCTGCTCACGCTTCTCGGCGTTCTTCGGCACCGCGCACCGCGGCAACGTGGCCTACGCGGCCGGCTACACGGGACTCGGCGTCGGCGCGACCCGGTTCGGCGCGGACGTGATGCTGGACCTGCTGGACGGCGAGACCACGGAGCGGACCTCGCTGGAGATGGTCCGCAAGAAGCCGCTGCCGTTCCCGCCCGAGCCCTTCGCGTGGACCGGCATCGCCCTGACCAAGTGGTCGCTGGCACGGGCGGACGCGCACGGCGGGCGGCGCAATCTGTGGCTGAAGACGATGGACAGACTGGGACTCGGCTTCGACAGCTGA
- a CDS encoding phosphatase PAP2 family protein has translation MRDTPRPQGTVGDIRPGPPQLRPGRALAHTTGASGSGSPHRSDGRPPQTPRGARRSGPDGHPGTTPPVPGWPTSFSTFLLLGLPAVLFALITWQIVEDGPLVRLDERVSRALVHPDRASELLADLGNVQVAVPVLALALGHAAWRARRAGTDHWWQPSAGAALLMALVPALIIPIKELTDRPGTPVVPPATGYYPSGHTATAAVAYGAATLLLLPWLRTGWLRRTIVFTYGVLVLGVSYGLVRRGYHWPLDVVASWCLSTVLLTAYVLAVSRSNRRASAGTPGSRTGPR, from the coding sequence ATGAGAGATACACCCCGCCCACAGGGGACTGTGGGCGACATCAGGCCGGGGCCTCCCCAGCTTCGACCTGGTCGTGCCCTCGCGCACACAACCGGAGCCTCCGGCTCCGGATCTCCTCACCGATCGGACGGTCGCCCGCCCCAAACCCCCCGGGGCGCGCGACGATCCGGTCCGGACGGCCACCCCGGAACCACCCCCCCTGTTCCGGGGTGGCCGACCTCCTTCTCCACCTTCCTTCTTCTCGGCCTTCCGGCCGTCCTCTTCGCGCTGATCACCTGGCAGATCGTCGAGGACGGCCCTTTGGTGCGCCTGGACGAACGCGTCAGCCGCGCCCTGGTCCACCCCGACCGCGCCTCGGAACTCCTCGCCGACCTCGGCAATGTCCAGGTCGCCGTCCCGGTCCTGGCCCTGGCGCTCGGACACGCGGCCTGGCGGGCCCGCCGCGCCGGCACAGACCACTGGTGGCAGCCGTCCGCCGGCGCCGCGCTGCTGATGGCCCTGGTCCCCGCCCTCATCATCCCGATCAAGGAACTGACCGACCGCCCGGGCACCCCGGTCGTCCCTCCGGCCACCGGCTACTACCCGTCCGGCCACACGGCCACAGCGGCCGTCGCCTACGGTGCCGCGACCCTGCTCCTCCTCCCCTGGCTGCGCACCGGATGGCTCCGCCGCACGATCGTGTTCACGTACGGCGTCCTCGTCCTCGGCGTCTCCTACGGCCTGGTCCGCCGTGGCTACCACTGGCCACTGGACGTCGTGGCGAGCTGGTGCCTCTCCACCGTCCTGCTCACCGCTTACGTCCTGGCGGTCAGCCGAAGCAACCGTCGAGCGTCCGCCGGAACTCCCGGCTCCCGTACCGGTCCCCGTTGA
- the gabT gene encoding 4-aminobutyrate--2-oxoglutarate transaminase — translation MSALPQERRIVTAIPGPKSQELQARRVAAVAQGVGSVLPVFTARAGGGIIEDVDGNRLIDFGSGIAVTSVGASAEAVVRRASAQLADFTHTCFMVTPYEGYVEVAEALAELTPGDHAKKSALFNSGAEAVENAVKIARAYTKRQAVVVFDHGYHGRTNLTMALTAKNMPYKHGFGPFAPEVYRVPVAYGYRWPTGPDNAGPEAAAQAIDQITKQVGPDNVAAIIIEPVLGEGGFIEPAKGFLPALSQFAKDNGIVFVADEIQSGFCRTGQWFACEDEGIVPDLITTAKGIAGGLPLAAVTGRAEIMDAAHAGGLGGTYGGNPVACAGALGSIETMKELDLNARAKNIEATMKARLTAMAEKFDIIGDVRGRGAMIAIELVKDRATKEPNAEATAALAKACHQEGLLVLTCGTYGNVLRFLPPLVIGEDLLNEGLDIIEQAFARV, via the coding sequence ATGAGCGCACTTCCGCAGGAGCGCCGGATCGTCACCGCCATCCCCGGCCCGAAGTCGCAGGAGCTGCAGGCCCGCCGCGTCGCCGCGGTCGCGCAGGGTGTCGGCTCGGTGCTGCCCGTGTTCACCGCGCGGGCGGGCGGCGGCATCATCGAGGACGTCGACGGCAACCGCCTGATCGACTTCGGTTCCGGCATCGCCGTGACGAGCGTCGGCGCCTCCGCCGAGGCCGTCGTACGCCGGGCCTCCGCCCAGCTCGCCGACTTCACGCACACCTGTTTCATGGTCACGCCGTACGAGGGGTACGTCGAGGTCGCCGAGGCCCTCGCCGAGCTCACGCCGGGTGACCACGCCAAGAAGTCCGCGCTGTTCAACAGCGGTGCCGAGGCCGTCGAGAACGCCGTCAAGATCGCCCGCGCCTACACCAAGCGCCAGGCCGTCGTCGTCTTCGACCACGGCTACCACGGCCGTACGAACCTGACGATGGCGCTGACCGCGAAGAACATGCCGTACAAGCACGGCTTCGGCCCCTTCGCGCCCGAGGTCTACCGGGTCCCGGTCGCCTACGGCTACCGCTGGCCGACCGGTCCGGACAACGCCGGTCCCGAGGCCGCCGCGCAGGCCATCGACCAGATCACCAAGCAGGTCGGCCCGGACAACGTCGCCGCGATCATCATCGAGCCGGTGCTCGGCGAGGGCGGCTTCATCGAGCCGGCCAAGGGCTTCCTGCCGGCGCTCAGCCAGTTCGCGAAGGACAACGGCATCGTCTTCGTCGCGGACGAGATCCAGTCCGGCTTCTGCCGTACCGGCCAGTGGTTCGCGTGCGAGGACGAGGGCATCGTCCCGGACCTGATCACCACCGCCAAGGGCATCGCGGGCGGTCTGCCGCTCGCCGCCGTCACCGGCCGCGCCGAGATCATGGACGCCGCGCACGCGGGTGGCCTGGGCGGTACCTACGGCGGCAACCCGGTCGCGTGTGCCGGTGCGCTCGGCTCGATCGAGACGATGAAGGAGCTCGACCTCAACGCCAGGGCGAAGAACATCGAGGCCACGATGAAGGCCCGGCTCACCGCGATGGCCGAGAAGTTCGACATCATCGGCGACGTCCGCGGCCGTGGCGCGATGATCGCCATCGAGCTCGTCAAGGACCGCGCCACCAAGGAGCCCAACGCGGAGGCGACCGCCGCCCTCGCCAAGGCCTGTCACCAGGAGGGCCTGCTGGTCCTGACCTGTGGCACCTACGGCAATGTGCTGCGTTTCCTGCCGCCGCTGGTCATCGGCGAGGACCTGCTCAACGAGGGCCTCGACATCATCGAGCAGGCCTTCGCACGCGTCTGA